From the genome of Amycolatopsis camponoti:
ACACCGAACTGAACGCGGGTTACGTCTTCGAGCTGATCGCGCACGTCGCGGTCGTGGTGGCGGCCCTGCTGGCGCTCGCCGCCCTGCGCCGCAGCCCGGGGCTCGCGTTCGGCGCCGGTGGGGTGCGGGGGTGGCAGCCTTGGGTGGCGATCGCGCTCGCCTGCGTGGTCGCCACCGGCTGGCTCACCCAGCTTGCCGAGCTGGACCACCTCGACCCGAGCGAAGCCGGCCGGGCCACGGCCTACTTCACGCTCGGCCCGCTCGTGGTCGTCCTGCTCGTGATCACCGTGGCGGCCCTGCGCCCGCCGGTGGTCGCGTGTGCCGTGCTGGGCGCCGGGACCGCAGGCCTGGCGGGGGTGCTGGGCCCGACGTATTCGAGCCTCCGGGACAACACATCGCTGACCCTCTTCGGTGAGGTCCTCGCGGGAGTGGGACTCGCCGGGTTGGTGGCGCTCACCGTCGTCTGGGCGCTCCGGCTCCGGAATCAGCCGATCGAGCGACAGCCCTGAGTTGTCGCCCGGGCAACGCCGGGGTACCACGACGATCATGAGGATGCTTCTCGCCGCCGTCGTGGTCGTGCTCGCAGGTCAGACCCCGGCGGCCGCCGCCGGTGGGGTGCAGGCGGACCCGCCCGGCTGGGGGCTCGACCGGATCGACCAGCGCACCGGGCTCGACCACGCCTACCACTACGCGAGCGACGCCTTGGGCGTCACCATCTACGTGATCGACAGCGGCGTCGACGCGAAGCACCCCGACTTCGAGGGCCGGGTCGCGCCCGGGCGGGACTTCCTGAACGGCGGCTCCGACACGGCCGACACCAACGGCCACGGCACGCGCCTCGCCGGGATCGCCGCGGGCAAGGCGTACGGCGTCGCGAAAGGCGCGCAGATCGTGCCGGTGCGGGTGCTCGACAAGGACGGCGGCGGCGCCACCGACCAGATCATCGCGGGCATCGACTGGGTCGCGCAGAACGCGCAGCAGCCGGCGGTCGCCCTCCTCGGCATCGGCGGCGTCCCGAACGACCAGCTCGACGCGGCGGTGAAGCGGCTGGCCGCGGTGGTCCCGGTCGCGGTCCCGGCGGGCAGCGAGACGGCCGACGCGAGCGGCTTTTCCCCGGGCCGGGTCGCCGAAGCGCTGACCGTCGGCGCCACCGACAGCCAGGACCACCCGGACCAGGCGTCGAACTTCGGCCAGGACATCGACCTGTACGCCCCGGGCGTCGACGTCCCGGGTCCGATCGCGGGCGGCACGGGCGCGGGCCCGGACTCGGGTACGTCGATGGCGGCGGCGTTCGCGGCGGGAGTGGCGGCGATCTACCGCGCGCAGCACCCGGAAGCGGCTCCCGACCAGGTGGACCAAGCGCTTGTTCAGGCGGCGACCCCGGACGCGCTCAAAGGGGTGCCGAGCGGCACGGCCAACCGGTTGCTCTACGCGCCTTCAGGGGCCTGAAAACCTGGTTGTCCCCAGGCCGGCTCGATTGTGGACAACCCGGCCGGGCACCCCCGATTTCCGGGGGTCTTCCCGGCCGGGGTCGATACGGTGAGCGCAGTCCGGATCACCGGGCGGGCCTTGGAGGAGGTGCACCGTGCTCGAACCGTCGGCGGAGCGGATCCGGCTCTTCGCGCGCCGAGGAGTCGTCGAGAGGTGCCACCGAGGCCGACCACCCAATCGTCTGGTCCGCATGATGTCCATCACCTGGTACTGAACTCCCGCAGAGCGGGAAGAACCGGGTAACGTGCGTTGACTTACCGATCCATACGGGAAGGACCGGGCAATGTTCCGCAAGGTGCTGGTGGCCAACCGCGGGGAGATCGCGATCCGAGCGTTCCGCGCCGGCTACGAACTGGGCGCGGGGACCGTCGCCGTGTTTCCGCACGAAGACCGCAACTCCCTGCACCGGCTGAAGGCCGACGAGGCGTACGAGATCGGCGAGCCCGGTCATCCCGTGCGTGCCTACCTCTCGGTCGACGAGATCGTCGCCGCCGCGAAGAAGGCGGGGGCCGACGCCGTCTACCCCGGCTACGGCTTCCTCTCCGAGAACCCCGATCTCGCGCGGGCGTGCGAAGAAGCGGGCATCACCTTCGTCGGGCCGAGCGCCGACATCCTCGAGCTCACCGGCAACAAGGCCCGCGCGGTCAAGGCCGCGCGCGAGGCCGGGGTGCCGGTGCTCGGGTCGTCCGAGCCGTCCAGCGACGTCGACGCGCTCGTCGCGGCGGCCGACGACCTGGGCTTCCCCGTCTTCGTGAAGGCCGTCGCCGGTGGTGGCGGGCGCGGGATGCGCCGCGTCGAGGACCCCGCCCAGCTGCGCGAGTCCATCGAGGCCGCCGCGCGCGAGGCCGAGTCCGCCTTCGGCGACCCGACCGTCTTCCTCGAGAAGGCGGTCGTCGAGCCGCGGCACATCGAGGTGCAGATCCTCGCCGACGGCGCGGGCAACATCATCCACCTGTACGAGCGCGACTGCTCGGTGCAGCGGCGCCACCAGAAGGTCGTCGAGCTCGCCCCGGCGCCGAACCTCGACCCCGAACTCCGGATGCGGATCTGCGCGGACGCCGTCAAGTTCGCGAAGCAGATCGGCTACCGCAACGCCGGCACCGTCGAGTTCCTGCTCGACAAGCAGGGCAACCACGTCTTCATCGAGATGAACCCGCGCATCCAGGTCGAGCACACGGTCACCGAAGAGGTCACCGACGTCGATCTCGTGCAGTCGCAGCTGCGGATCGCCTCCGGCGAGACCCTCGACGACCTAGGCCTGAGCCAGGACAAGATCTACCTGCGCGGCGCGGCGCTGCAGTGCCGCATCACCACCGAAGACCCGGCCAACGGTTTCCGCCCGGACACCGGCATGATCTCCGCCTACCGCTCGCCGGGCGGCTCGGGCATCCGGCTCGACGGCGGCACCGCCTTCTCAGGCACCGAGATCAGCGCCCACTTCGACTCGCTGCTGGTGAAGCTCACCTGCCGCGGCCGCGACTTCGAGACCGCCGTCGGGCGTGCGCGCCGCGCCGTCGCCGAGTTCCGGATCCGCGGCGTCTCGACGAACATCCCGTTCCTGCAGGCGGTCCTGGACGACCCGGACTTCCGCGCCGGACGCGTCACGACGTCGTTCATCGAGCAGCGCCCGCAGCTGCTCACCGCGCGGCAGTCCGCCGACCGCGGCACGCGGCTGCTGACCTACCTCGCCGACCAGACGGTCAACAAGCCGCACGGCGAGCGCCCGAAGACCCCCGATGCGACGCTCAAGCTGCCGAAGCTCGCGAAGGACGCCCAGCCGGCCGACGGGTCGAAGCAGAAGCTCGTCGAACTCGGCCCGGTCGGGTTCGCGGAGTGGCTGCGCAAGTCGCCGCACGTCGGCGTCACGGACACGACGTTCCGCGACGCGCACCAGTCGCTGCTCGCCACCCGCGTCCGCACCAAGGACCTCCTGGCGGTCGCGCCGGTCGTCGCGAACACCCTCCCCGGATTGCTGTCGCTCGAGTGCTGGGGCGGCGCGACCTACGACGTCGCGCTGCGGTTCCTCGCCGAGGACCCGTGGGAGCGCCTCGCCGCGCTGCGCGAAGCCGTGCCGAACATCTGCCTGCAGATGCTGCTGCGCGGGCGCAACACCGTCGGGTACACGCCTTACCCGACCGAGGTGACGCACTCGTTCGTCCAGGAGGCGACGAAGACCGGCATCGACATCTTCCGGATCTTCGACGCGCTCAACGACGTCGAGCAGATGCGCCCGGCCATCGAAGCCGTGCGCGAGACCGGGTCCGCGGTCGCCGAGGTGGCGCTCTGCTACACCTCGGACCTGTCCGACCCGGGCGAGAAGCTCTACACGCTCGACTACTACCTCAAGCTGGCCGAGCAGATCGTCGGCGCCGGGGCGCACGTCCTGGCGATCAAGGACATGGCCGGGCTGCTGCGCGCGCCCGCGGCGACCAGGCTGGTCACCGCGCTGCGCAAGGAGTTCGACCTGCCGGTGCACATCCACACCCACGACACCGCGGGCGGCCAGCTGGCCACCTACCTCGCGGCGATCAACGCGGGCGCGGACGCCGTCGACGGCGCGGTGTCGTCGATGGCGGGCACGACGTCGCAGCCGTCATTGTCGTCGATCGTGGCGGCCACCGACCACTCCGACCGCACGACCGGGCTCGACCTGGACGCGATCGGTGAGCTGGAGCCGTACTGGGAGAGCGTGCGCAAGATCTACGCGCCGTTCGAGGCCGGGCTGGCCTCGCCCACCGGGCGCGTCTACCACCACGAGATCCCCGGCGGGCAGCTGTCGAACCTGCGCACGCAGGCCATCGCGCTGGGCCTGGGCGACCGGTTCGAGGACATCGAGGCGATGTACGCGGCCGCCGACAAGATCCTCGGGCACCTGGTGAAGGTGACGCCGTCGTCGAAGGTCGTCGGCGACCTCGCGCTGCACCTGGTCGGCGCGGGCGTCTCCCCGGCCGACTTCGAGGCGGAGCCGAACAAGTTCGACATCCCCGACTCGGTGATCGGTTTCCTGCGCGGCGAGCTCGGCGACCCGCCGGGCGGCTGGCCGGAGCCGTTCCGCACCAAGGCCCTCGAAGGCCGTGCCGCCGCGAAGCCGGTCGCCGAACTGTCCGAAGAGGACCGCACGGCCCTTGCGGAACACCCCCGCAAGACGCTCAACCGGCTGCTGTTCCCGGCGCCCACCAAGGAGTTCGAGGCGCACCGCGAGGCCTACGGCGACACGTCCGTGCTGCCCAGCAAGGACTTCTTCTACGGCCTGCGGCCGGGGGAGGAGTACCAGGTCGACCTCGAGCCGGGCGTGCGCCTGCTCATCGAGCTGGAGGCGATCGGCGAGGCCGACGAGCGCGGCGTGCGCACGGTGATGTCGACGCTCAACGGCCAGCTGCGCCCGATCCAGATCCGCGACCGCTCGATCGCCTCGGACATCCCGGCGACCGAGAAGGCGGAGAAGGGCAACCCGAAGCAGGTCGCGGCGCCGTTCGCCGGCGTGGTGACGTTGCAGGTTTCGGAGGGTGACACGGTCGAGGCCGGCGCGACGGTCGCGACGATCGAGGCCATGAAGATGGAGGCCTCGATCACCGCTTCCGCCGGGGGCAAGGTCGGCAGGCTGGCGATCAACTCCGTCCAGCAGGTCGAGGGCGGCGACCTCCTGCTCGTCCTGGAATGACGCTGATCACCGCGGTCCCGCAGCGCCAAGGCGCGGTGGGACCGCGGGCGGCGGAGCTGCCGGACGGCTGCCTGGCGCTCGCGGAGCTGGCCGGGCACGTGCTCGGTTCGCCCGTCCACCACGTCCGGCAGACCCGCGAAGTGTCCGAAATGGACCGCGGGATCGCGTCGCGCGCGGTGCTGACGGGCCCGAACCGCGCGGCGCAGCTGGCGGCGCTGGAGGCCCCGGGCGGCCCGGTCCTGACGATCGGCGGCGACTGCGGGGTCGAGCTGATCCCGATCGGGGTGGCCAGGTTCCGGCACGGACCGGGCTTGGGCGTCGCGTGGTTCGACGCGCACGCCGACCTGAACACGGCGGCGACGTCCCCGTCGGGGGCGTTCCACGGGATGGTGCTGCGGTCCCTGTTCGGCGAGGGCGACCCGGAGTTCGCGGCTGCCCCGGCGTTGACTCCCGGGAACGTGGTTCTCGCCGGGACGCGCGTGTTCGACCCGGACGAGCGGGCGGCGGTCTCGCGGGGCCTGGCGGTCACGTCGATGGAGGCGCTGGCGGGCGTGGAGAAGCTGTACGTCCACGTGGACCTGGACGTGCTGGACCCCGCGGAGTTCGCGGGCCTGAACTACCCGGAGCCGGACGGCTGGACCATCTCGCGGCTGGTGTCCGAGCTCGACGCCCTGGCCGCGTACGAAGTCGTGGGCGCCGGGATCACCGAGTGCGTGGGGACGTCGCGCGAGGTCGAGGTGCTGGCACCGGTCCTGGCCGCGATCGGCCGCCTGCTCGCCGCTAGCTGACGTCGTAGGCGGCGCGGACCGCGGTCACCGCGGCTTCCACGTCGATGCCGAGGTCACGCGCCCGCGTCGCGTACTCGATCGCCGCGGTGAGGAGCTGCGCCGTCGGGTCCGGGCGGTCCGCGGGGGTCGTGACCACCGTGCCGCGCGCGCGGGCCGTCACCACCCAGCCCGCCGCCTCCAGCTCGCGGTACGCGCGGGCCACCGTTCCGGACGCCAGTCCCAGGTCCCGGGCCAGCTGGCGGATCGGCGGCAGGCGCGTCCCGTCCGGGAGCGCCCCCGCCGTCACCGCGCGGACGATCTGGTCGTGCACCTGCCGCCAGGGCGCCAGGCCGTTTTCGGTGTCGACGACGATCTTCACGCCGGGGCCGGCTGCCGTTTCACCGGTGCGGTCACCGCCAGGAACGCGGCCAGCCCGGCGACGACCGCCAGCAGCGATCCGAGGTTCCCGGCCGGCCAGCCGAGCGCGGCGCAGGCGGCGATGCCGAGGCCGAGCGCGACGCGTCCGCTGCGGCGGCGCAGGGCCAGGTCGGCGCGCTGCTCACCGACCGCCGGACGGCGCACCGTCAGCGCCGTGATCACCCAGCAGACCACCGTGGTGCCCGCCGCGGCCGCCAGCAACGTCCACTGCGCGGTCCAGGCCAGGTGCACGATCGAGCCGGCCGACGCCAGGCCGCTCAGCACCAGTGCCCAGATCGGGACGATGTCGGTCAGCGTCCGCGCGGCCAAGACGGCTTCGCGGCGCGGGGTCCGCGACGGCCGCTGGGCCAGCAGCTCGGCGATCAGGCCGCCGACCAGCAGCGTCGTGATGATCGTGCCCGGCCCGGTGTCGTCGAGCACGGGCGGGATCGCCAGGTAGAGCCACGGGTACCAGAGCCGGCGCCGCTTGAGGTACCGGACGGCGAGCGCCACCTCGCCGGCGTCCGGGTCGGGGACGCCCCAGCGCACGAGCAAGCGCTTTCCGTGCTTCTCGCCCGGCCAGAGCACGATCAGGATCGCCAGCCCGATCAGGCCGCTCAAGAGCCCGACGGCGAGCACGTTGTCCCACGGCATGCGAACCTCCTCGCTTGTATCAACCACATGATACAAGCGATCGGGGTGGCGTGCGCGACGGGTTCCGGGTTCGCCCGTTCGTACGTACAATCGTGAGCAGTCGGCGGGGTGGTTGTCAGCGTTCCGCAGCTGCGCCTCGTGAACTTGTCACGAAGATGACAAGAAATCGGTTTCCCTTCGAAGGTGTGACACGTTCCGGACTAGTTTTTCGATGTGTCCGGTGTCACCCCGCACCAGGTGGGGTGCACGGGCCGGGGTCCCGGGGCGGAGCGAAGGAGCTGCGATGTCGGTGGAGCGCGGATTCGATCACGCTGCGCCGCCACCCGCCGCACTACCCCGCAAGCTCGCCGACATCCTGCGTCCCGAACTGGCCAGCCTCGCGGCCGAGATCGTCGACGAGATCCGCGCGACCATCCCGGCTTACGCCCGCCCGCTCGACGGCCCCTACGGCAAGTCGATCCGGGCCGGCGTCGAGTACGCGATCACGTTGTTCGTGGCGCAGATCGCCGACCCGACGGTGTCCAAAGAGCAGTCCCACGAAGTGCACCACCGGCTGGGGCAGAACGAAATGCGCGAGGGGCGCAGCCTCGACACGCTGCAGTCGGCGTACCGGGTCGGCGCGCGCGTGTCGTGGCGGCGGATCATGCGCGTCGGGCGGCGGAGCGGGCTTTCGTCGGCGGTGATGTCCCAGCTGGCCGACGCGATGCTGGCGTTCATGGACGAGCTCGCCTCCGTCGCGCTCGACGGCTACCTGGAAGCGAAGGCGCGCACGGCGGGAGCGCTCGACACGTGGCGCCGCAAGCTGCTGCACCTCATCCTCGAGACCCCACCCGCGTCCCCCAAGGCGATCGCCGAGCTGGCCCAGCTGATCGGCTGGCCGGTGCCGACCGACGCGACGCCGGTGGCGGTCTGCCCGGCCGACGGCGTCGCCCCGGCCCGCCGCCACGCCGGGCTGGACGCGGACATCCTCGCCGAGCTCGACACGCCCGACCCGAAGCTGGTGGTCCCGGGCGAGCTCGGCGGCGCCCGCCTGGCGACGCTGCAGGTGGCCCTGCCGGACTGCCGGCTCTCGATCGGCCCGTCCGTCCCGCTCGCGTCGGTGGCGGATTCCCTGCGCTGGGCCCGGAACGCGCTGCACCTGGCCGAGCGGGGCGTGCTGGTGCCGCGCCCGGTGCTGCGGGCGGAGGAGCACCTGGCGACGCTGCTGGTCAACTCCGACACGGGACTGGTCGGCACGCTGCGGCACCGCCTGTTCGCGCCGCTGGCGGACATGACGGGCAAGCAGCAGGAGCGGCTGCTGGAGACGCTGCGGGCGTGGCTCGACAGCCAGGGCAACGTGGTGGAGATCGCGGAGCGCCTGGGCGTCCACCCCCAGACGGTCCGCTACCGCATGAGGCAGCTCCAGGCGACGTTCGGCGACAGCCTCCGCGACCCGGCGGCGCGCTTCGAGATGGAGCTGGCGTTGCGCGCGGGCGCGGCACCGTTGCCGTTGCGCTACCCGGTGAGCGAGCTGCTGCCGTCCCAGCGCGCCGGGGTCACGCGTCCACAGTGGACGTCCAGCTAGCCCTGGGTTCGCGTCGGCCCTGAATGACTGAAGGGTCCTTTCCTCCCGGGTGAGGAGAGGAAAGGACCCATCGCGCCGTCGCCCCGTCAGTGCGGGTGCTTGGCCACCGCTTTCTTCGCGGCCGAGACCGCCGGGTCCGGCGGGGGCCCATCGGACCCCGGCGGGCACTGGGTGTGGTCCGGTTCGGTGCACACGATCAGGTTGTACGTGTCGACGAACGCCTGGTTGCCCGGGCCCGAGCCCATCCCGGACAGCAGCGGGTCCAGGTCTTGGCCGCCGGCGCCGCAGCCGGTGAACTTCGGCAGCTCGAAGCCGGTCTTCTCGTCGGTCCGGATGTGCCCGACGCCGAACGCTTCGTACGGGCCGTTCAGCGTGAGGGTCACCTTGTCCGCCGTCACGCAGTCGGGGCCCAGGTCCAGCGGGACGCCGTTGACCTTCGCGTTGCTCAGCCGGGCCATCACCTGCAGCGTCGTGTTCAGGAACGTGGCCCCGGTGTCCGGGTCGGTGGTGATCTTGCCGGCGATCTCGATGACCTTGCTGTTCCGGTAGTCGACCGGCAGGAACTCGACGGTCGCCGTCACCGGCACGAAACCGAAGCCGAGGAAGGACGTCGTCGCCGGGTTGAAGGTGGTCGACCCGGTGACCCGCGAGGTGCCGTCGACCAGGTTGAGGATGAACAGCCCGTTGAACAGGAACGCCGGATCGGCGGTGACGGTCGCGCCGAGCTTCCGGACCGTCGACTTCGTCATGATCGTGACCAGGCTCAGCGGTACCGCGAACTCGTCTTCGGTCGGGGGATCGCCCGGCCCGGGCGCGTCGGCGGCCGCGGCCAGCTGCTTCTGCTTGGTGCCCGGCACCGTCTTCGGCAGGACGAGCACCTTGCCCAGCGTCGTCTGCTGGTCGGGGTCGAGGGTGCACGCGATCCGGGGCACCGGCTGCGTGGCCGCGGTGTCCGGCGGCGGCACGGCCTCGAGCGACAGCGTCGGCGCGGTGACGTCGAAGGTGACGGCGCCGACGGTGTTCAGGGCGATCTCCGGCACGGTGCCGGTGGCCGTCAGCGTGACGTCACCGGTCTCCGGCAGCGGGGTGGCCGGGACGGTCAGGTCGACCGGCACCTTGTCCGCCTTATCGTCCTGGCGCACGGAAAGGTCGACGTGCACGCCGCCGCGCAGCGAGCCGGCGGTGGCGCCTTCGGGGAGGTAGGAGAGCGCGACGTCGCGGGGGAGCGTGAGCTTCGCCGAAAACGCGCCGATCTTGGCCGACGTCCCGGTCTTCGCCTGCGCGGGCAGCGTCGCCGCCGTCTCGGCCGTGAGCTTCCGCGCGCCGAGCGGGTCGGCGAACGGGCACGTCACCGAAACCGACGCCGTGGCCTTCGTGTCCGGTGGGACCGCGGGCGCGGGGGCGGCCGAGCCGACCCCGGTCAGCGCGCCGTTCACCGCGGAGAGCAGGCCGACGGCCGCCAGCGCGGAAACGGTGAGGGTGCGGGGCCGGACTCGACGTGGCATCGGGTTCCCTGGGTGCGTTCGGAAGGGACGGGACGTCCCGGTGCGGGCCGGGGGACCGGACCCGCACCGGGAAACCCGGTCAGGAGACGGTGATGCTCGGGCTGAACGCGGTGTTCTGCGCCGGGCTCGTCACCTTGAGGGTGCAGTTCATCGTCCACGGCGCCCAGGCACCGGTGGACTTCTTGTGGAACTCCAGGTTCGCCGACAGCCCGCTCGTCAGCGACAGCGACGCGGATCCGGCCGTGGCCGGCGCGGTCCAGTCGGGGATGCTGGAGGTGGCGACCTGCGAGATGTTCACCGTGATCGGCCCGCCGGTCGGGTAGATCACCTCCGGGATGTTCAGCCCGGTGGCCGCGGGCTGCGACAGCGTGCCCGCGGAGGCGGTAACCGGAACCGTTGCCGTACCCCGGATGCCGTCGTAGCCGACCGCGGTGAGCAGCGCGTGCACCGTGGCGGTGATGGTCGCCGAGCCGCCCACGTTGGCGGGGGTCACGACCGTGCTGGTCGCGACCGAGTCGGGCGCGTCCAGCTGGGCCTTGATCGCGACCGGCTGCGGC
Proteins encoded in this window:
- a CDS encoding S8 family peptidase, whose amino-acid sequence is MRMLLAAVVVVLAGQTPAAAAGGVQADPPGWGLDRIDQRTGLDHAYHYASDALGVTIYVIDSGVDAKHPDFEGRVAPGRDFLNGGSDTADTNGHGTRLAGIAAGKAYGVAKGAQIVPVRVLDKDGGGATDQIIAGIDWVAQNAQQPAVALLGIGGVPNDQLDAAVKRLAAVVPVAVPAGSETADASGFSPGRVAEALTVGATDSQDHPDQASNFGQDIDLYAPGVDVPGPIAGGTGAGPDSGTSMAAAFAAGVAAIYRAQHPEAAPDQVDQALVQAATPDALKGVPSGTANRLLYAPSGA
- a CDS encoding PucR family transcriptional regulator, translating into MSVERGFDHAAPPPAALPRKLADILRPELASLAAEIVDEIRATIPAYARPLDGPYGKSIRAGVEYAITLFVAQIADPTVSKEQSHEVHHRLGQNEMREGRSLDTLQSAYRVGARVSWRRIMRVGRRSGLSSAVMSQLADAMLAFMDELASVALDGYLEAKARTAGALDTWRRKLLHLILETPPASPKAIAELAQLIGWPVPTDATPVAVCPADGVAPARRHAGLDADILAELDTPDPKLVVPGELGGARLATLQVALPDCRLSIGPSVPLASVADSLRWARNALHLAERGVLVPRPVLRAEEHLATLLVNSDTGLVGTLRHRLFAPLADMTGKQQERLLETLRAWLDSQGNVVEIAERLGVHPQTVRYRMRQLQATFGDSLRDPAARFEMELALRAGAAPLPLRYPVSELLPSQRAGVTRPQWTSS
- a CDS encoding DUF6801 domain-containing protein translates to MSRLSRLSAGIATTATAIGAIAVLTAGTAAAATVTYTAGGTAGLTYNCTFPGISPQPVAIKAQLDAPDSVATSTVVTPANVGGSATITATVHALLTAVGYDGIRGTATVPVTASAGTLSQPAATGLNIPEVIYPTGGPITVNISQVATSSIPDWTAPATAGSASLSLTSGLSANLEFHKKSTGAWAPWTMNCTLKVTSPAQNTAFSPSITVS
- a CDS encoding pyruvate carboxylase produces the protein MFRKVLVANRGEIAIRAFRAGYELGAGTVAVFPHEDRNSLHRLKADEAYEIGEPGHPVRAYLSVDEIVAAAKKAGADAVYPGYGFLSENPDLARACEEAGITFVGPSADILELTGNKARAVKAAREAGVPVLGSSEPSSDVDALVAAADDLGFPVFVKAVAGGGGRGMRRVEDPAQLRESIEAAAREAESAFGDPTVFLEKAVVEPRHIEVQILADGAGNIIHLYERDCSVQRRHQKVVELAPAPNLDPELRMRICADAVKFAKQIGYRNAGTVEFLLDKQGNHVFIEMNPRIQVEHTVTEEVTDVDLVQSQLRIASGETLDDLGLSQDKIYLRGAALQCRITTEDPANGFRPDTGMISAYRSPGGSGIRLDGGTAFSGTEISAHFDSLLVKLTCRGRDFETAVGRARRAVAEFRIRGVSTNIPFLQAVLDDPDFRAGRVTTSFIEQRPQLLTARQSADRGTRLLTYLADQTVNKPHGERPKTPDATLKLPKLAKDAQPADGSKQKLVELGPVGFAEWLRKSPHVGVTDTTFRDAHQSLLATRVRTKDLLAVAPVVANTLPGLLSLECWGGATYDVALRFLAEDPWERLAALREAVPNICLQMLLRGRNTVGYTPYPTEVTHSFVQEATKTGIDIFRIFDALNDVEQMRPAIEAVRETGSAVAEVALCYTSDLSDPGEKLYTLDYYLKLAEQIVGAGAHVLAIKDMAGLLRAPAATRLVTALRKEFDLPVHIHTHDTAGGQLATYLAAINAGADAVDGAVSSMAGTTSQPSLSSIVAATDHSDRTTGLDLDAIGELEPYWESVRKIYAPFEAGLASPTGRVYHHEIPGGQLSNLRTQAIALGLGDRFEDIEAMYAAADKILGHLVKVTPSSKVVGDLALHLVGAGVSPADFEAEPNKFDIPDSVIGFLRGELGDPPGGWPEPFRTKALEGRAAAKPVAELSEEDRTALAEHPRKTLNRLLFPAPTKEFEAHREAYGDTSVLPSKDFFYGLRPGEEYQVDLEPGVRLLIELEAIGEADERGVRTVMSTLNGQLRPIQIRDRSIASDIPATEKAEKGNPKQVAAPFAGVVTLQVSEGDTVEAGATVATIEAMKMEASITASAGGKVGRLAINSVQQVEGGDLLLVLE
- a CDS encoding arginase family protein; translated protein: MTLITAVPQRQGAVGPRAAELPDGCLALAELAGHVLGSPVHHVRQTREVSEMDRGIASRAVLTGPNRAAQLAALEAPGGPVLTIGGDCGVELIPIGVARFRHGPGLGVAWFDAHADLNTAATSPSGAFHGMVLRSLFGEGDPEFAAAPALTPGNVVLAGTRVFDPDERAAVSRGLAVTSMEALAGVEKLYVHVDLDVLDPAEFAGLNYPEPDGWTISRLVSELDALAAYEVVGAGITECVGTSREVEVLAPVLAAIGRLLAAS
- a CDS encoding DUF6801 domain-containing protein, which codes for MPRRVRPRTLTVSALAAVGLLSAVNGALTGVGSAAPAPAVPPDTKATASVSVTCPFADPLGARKLTAETAATLPAQAKTGTSAKIGAFSAKLTLPRDVALSYLPEGATAGSLRGGVHVDLSVRQDDKADKVPVDLTVPATPLPETGDVTLTATGTVPEIALNTVGAVTFDVTAPTLSLEAVPPPDTAATQPVPRIACTLDPDQQTTLGKVLVLPKTVPGTKQKQLAAAADAPGPGDPPTEDEFAVPLSLVTIMTKSTVRKLGATVTADPAFLFNGLFILNLVDGTSRVTGSTTFNPATTSFLGFGFVPVTATVEFLPVDYRNSKVIEIAGKITTDPDTGATFLNTTLQVMARLSNAKVNGVPLDLGPDCVTADKVTLTLNGPYEAFGVGHIRTDEKTGFELPKFTGCGAGGQDLDPLLSGMGSGPGNQAFVDTYNLIVCTEPDHTQCPPGSDGPPPDPAVSAAKKAVAKHPH
- a CDS encoding GntR family transcriptional regulator is translated as MKIVVDTENGLAPWRQVHDQIVRAVTAGALPDGTRLPPIRQLARDLGLASGTVARAYRELEAAGWVVTARARGTVVTTPADRPDPTAQLLTAAIEYATRARDLGIDVEAAVTAVRAAYDVS